Proteins encoded by one window of Microbacterium testaceum:
- a CDS encoding siderophore-interacting protein has protein sequence MPDITAPLTRPWEYSAFAVEVSAREMLSPNFLRLTFAGDALHHFAPWGVDQRIKLVLPLPGGGLADIGLLDEPTPHPSEWYTRWKALPVAERNVLRTYTPAAIRPDAGEIDVDFYLHSPEGPASRWARAARVGESVVITGPDARNGWTGYGIHWQPPALGRFLLVADETAIPAVRNIAAALPPQARGIAIVEIGDAADDVTVARLGDAVDVRVVARGETEAAVRAWGSAEADYAWLAGESGVVAASRRVLVRELGMPRERVSFLGYWRAGGALVD, from the coding sequence GTGCCTGACATCACCGCCCCCCTGACTCGCCCGTGGGAGTACAGCGCCTTCGCCGTCGAGGTCAGCGCGCGCGAGATGCTGTCGCCGAACTTCCTGCGCCTCACGTTCGCGGGCGACGCGCTGCATCACTTCGCCCCGTGGGGCGTGGATCAGCGCATCAAGCTCGTGCTGCCCCTGCCGGGCGGAGGCCTCGCGGACATCGGCCTGCTGGACGAGCCGACGCCGCACCCGTCCGAGTGGTACACGCGCTGGAAGGCGCTGCCGGTCGCGGAGCGCAACGTCCTGCGCACCTACACCCCCGCGGCGATCCGTCCGGACGCCGGTGAGATCGACGTGGACTTCTACCTGCACTCCCCCGAAGGACCTGCCTCGCGGTGGGCGCGCGCCGCGCGCGTCGGCGAATCGGTCGTGATCACCGGGCCCGACGCGCGGAACGGGTGGACGGGATACGGCATCCACTGGCAACCGCCCGCCCTCGGCAGGTTCCTGCTCGTCGCCGACGAGACCGCGATCCCCGCGGTCCGCAACATCGCGGCCGCCCTCCCGCCCCAGGCCCGTGGCATTGCGATCGTCGAGATCGGCGACGCCGCAGACGACGTCACCGTCGCCCGACTCGGCGATGCCGTCGACGTGCGCGTGGTCGCGCGTGGCGAGACGGAAGCGGCCGTCCGCGCCTGGGGTTCCGCCGAAGCCGATTACGCCTGGCTCGCCGGGGAGTCCGGCGTCGTGGCCGCGTCGCGCCGCGTGCTCGTTCGAGAGCTCGGAATGCCACGCGAGCGCGTGTCGTTCCTGGGGTACTGGCGCGCGGGAGGGGCGCTCGTCGACTGA